From the Planctomycetota bacterium genome, the window GGTGCTGGTCGTCGGCGAGATCGGCGGCACCGCGAAGATCGGCCGCCCGTACGTCGCCGGGGCCAAGGTGACCGCCGAGGTCGTCGAGCCCATGGTGAAGGGCGACAAGGTCCACATCCAGAAGTTCCGCGACAAGAAGACCTGGCAGAAGAAGACCGGGCACCGCCAGCCCTACACCATGGTGAAGGTCACCGGCATCAGCGGCTGAGTGCCCCGCTGACCGCCCCGCCCGCGATGAACTACCCGCGCCCCGGACACTTCTGTCCGGGGCGTGTTCTTTTCGGAGGGTCCAGGCGATGGGGACCGGCGGCACGCCCCTGCTCGTGATCGTCGTCGGCGCGCTGCTCGTGCTCGCGGGCGTGGCGTTGCTCGTGGTCGGGCTCGTCGGGCGCCGTCGCGCGGGGCGCGCCTGCCGCGCGTGCGGGTACGACCTCGGGGCGGGCGTGGGGCTGACGTGCCCGGAGTGCGGGCGCGTACACGCGGGCGAGCGCGAGCTTGTGCCGCGCCGGCGCGTGCGTTGGAAGTGGGTGGTGCTCGGGCTGCTGCTGCTCGTCGCCGGCGCCGGGGCGACGATGGGCTGGCGCCACGTGCGGCGGGCGTTCTACGCCGTCATGCCCGAGTGGCGCGTGCGGGCCTCGCACACGATCGGCGCTTGCACGATCACCCGGTACCGTCCCTTTGACCCCGAGGGCTGGGGCGAGCGGCTCGTCGTGCGGCACGCCGACGCCATCGTCGCCGATATCCAGGATCACCGCGTCGGGTTCGGGAACGACGCGCCCCCCGCCCTCGCGCGCGACGTGACGAATGACGGCGTGCCCGACCTCGTCGTCGAGGGGTACTCGGGCGGCGCGCACTGCTGCTGGACGTACATCGTGATCCAACTCGGCGACGCGCCCCGCGAACTCGCCTCCATCGACGCGCCGGACCCCGGGCGGTTCGAGCTCGACGAGCAGCACGGCCTGGTCGTCTTCCGGGGCACCGATCCGATCTGGAACTACTGGAACGCGAGTTACGCCGCGAGCGCGCGCCCCGACGTCGTCCTGCTCTGGCGCGACGGCGCGTTCCGCCTGGCGCCGCACCTCATGCGCACGCCCGAGCCCGGCGAGGACGCCGTCCGCGCGAGCATCGACCTCGCCCGCGAAGAATCGGCCAGCTCCGGTCAGCCCGCGTTCCTGGAGACCGTGCGCTGGCTGTACGAAGGGCACCCGCGGGTCGCGTGGCGGGTGTACGACGAGGGCTCGCCGGGCATCTCCGCCGAGAGCACCGCTGCGTTTCGGTCCGAGATCGAGCGGACCCTGCGCCAGAGCCGCTACTGGCCGGACCTGCGCGTGCTGACCGGCGGGGAGCCCTAGGCCCCGGGCGCGGGGGGCGGCTCGGCGATCGCCTTCATCGCGTCCTCGGCGCCGGCGAGGATCGCGCCCAGGCGATGGTCCCACAGGTGGCGCTGCGCGACGGTGTCGCGCCCGCGACGGGCGAGCGTTGTCGCCAGCGTCCGATCGGCGAGCAGCGCGTCGACCTGCGCGCGGGCCTGCGCCGGGTCGGCCGCGTCGTAGAGGCGCGCACACTCCGCGAACTCGGCGCGGACCAGCGCCCGATCGTCGGCGACGCACGCGCACCCCGCGCCGAGCCCCAGCAGCAGGCGCTCGCTGAAACTGTGCACGAACTGCGTCGGCCCCCACGCGATGTGCACGCGGGCGCGCGCCAGGCGCTCCGGCAGGTCGGCGTACGCGACCTCGCCCTCGTAGCGGATCGTCCCATCGCACACCTCACCCCACGCGGGCGGGCCGACGACGCTGGTCTCAACGCCCTGCATGGCGCGCACGAGGCGCACGCGCCGTTCGCGGTTCAGCGACGCCGTCACGTACCGCCACACGCGCTGCATGAACAGCCAGTGGTCGCTCGCGTACACGCCCGAGGGCATGCACAACTCGAACGACTGCCCGAACGACGCGAGCGGGCGCTCGAGCATGAACCGGACCATCGCGTCCGCGCCGGGGCGGAGCGATTCGGGGATCGGCGTACGCAGCGCGTCGAGCTCGGCGGGCGTGTGGATCGACCCGGCGATGAGCAGGTCCGTGTCGCGCCCGCCCGCGGCGTGCCCGGGCTCAATGAGCTCGGGCGCCACGAGCGACTCGGGCGGCACGCCGTGCAGGCAGCGCACGGGGCGCAGGTTCGCCCAGCGCAGGCGGAGCAGGTGGGTGTCGTCGACGCACGGCAGCAGCAGGCGGTAGTGGGGGAGCGTCGCGAGCTGGTCGAGCTGCCCCACACTCAGCGCGAACGGGTGATCGACGAAGAACTGGATCATCGCCGTGCGCGCCCGCGGGCGGCCCGCCGCATCCACGCCCGCCCACCGCTTCAGCGTGTCGAGGTTCTGCGCAAAGTTCAGGAACAGGTACACCGCGCCCGACGCCCGCACGTCGCCCGTCGGGTTCACGATCGCCCCGGCACGCGCGAACGCGTCCCCGATCTGCCCGCCCATCGCCGCCAGCAGGCTGTAGCGCGACTCGTACCGCGTGGGAATGAAGACCGCGAGTTTCATCGCCCGCAAGGTAGGCCGGCGCGGGCCCGCGTCTCCCAATACGACAAGCCCCCGCCTTGTTGGGGCGGGGGCTCGTCTCGTGCAGAGGGTCAGCAGTGTGAGGATGGCCAGCGCGACGTGCGCCGGTGCTCAGGCGCGGCGGCGACGGCGCATCGCCACGAGCCCGCCCATCGCCGCCAGGGCCGCGGCCCCGGGGGCGGGCACGGCGTCGACGGTGACGACGGCCTGGACGTTCCCGCCCTGGAGCGAGCCCATGGCCCAGATGGTGTACACGGTGCCGGCCGAGAGGCCCACGCCGGGGACGCTCAGCGCGGTCGCGCCGCCGGCGTCGAGGCGCACCTCGAGGTCGTACGAGCCCGCGGGCACCTCGATGTACCCGCCGCTGGTGCCGAACGAGACGGCGTCGAACAGGGGGTTCACGCCGCCGGCGGCGAAGATGTCGACGGTGGGGACGTCGGGCGAGGCGTGGACGAAGCGGACACGGGCCGCCCCGGGGTTGATGGTGTTGTCGTCCACGAGCACGAGGGGCTGGATGCCGGAGAGGAACCCGATGGCGGCGATGGTGTAGTCGGTGTTCGCGTCGATCATCGCGTTGGCGTTGATGACGACGGGGGCGGGGGCGCCGGTGGGCGTGACCTGGAAGTTGTACATGGCCGTGGGCAGCGCGATGTAGGGAGTCGCCTGGGTGAAGGCGAGGTTGCTGATCGCGGGCATGTCGATGCCGGGCGTGCCGTTGACGAACACGTCGACGTTGGGGGCATCGGGCGAGGCGTGCACGACGCGGACGTCGGCGGCGGCGACGGAGGCGCCCGCGACCAGGGCGAGCACGGAAACGACGGACGGGACAGCGCGCATGGACAGTTCTCCCTTTCCCCACGATCGAAGTGAGACGAGTCCGGATCGTGGAGCACGGCGACACGCCGCACGACCGGCGAGAGGAACATGCGCGCCGGCGCGACGGCGGCAAGCAAACGGGAGGCGCGTGCGCGAGACTTAGCGGACCGTGCGGCTTTTGACGAGGAGCGGCGCGGGCCGTCGGCGCCGCGGCGGCGCGGATCGCCGGGAAGGCGTTCGGGTGAGATGGACGCGATTGCCTTGACGCGGGTCGGTGTCTAGAGTTGGGGCCCCGGGCGGCGCGAGAGCGCTGCGGGGACATCTCAGGCCGTATGAACTACCAAGCCCTGCCCGCGTCCCGTCGCCCGGGAGGCGGGCGGACGGGGAAGACCCGAGGGGCCGGTGGGAGGTTGAACCGATGGGCAAGCGCGAAGTCGTCAACGTATTCAAGATCATGGCCACGGGTGGCGCCGCAACGCCGGCCCCGCCGCTGGGCCCCGTGCTGGGCTCCAAGGGTGTCAACCCGGGCCAGTTCATCCAGAAGTTCAACGCGGCGACGCAGCACGTCAAGGGCAAGACGGTCGGGTGCATCGTCACGGTGTACTCGGACAAGTCGTTCGAGTTCGAGGTGAAGAGCTCCCCGGCGTCGGCGATGATCATCGACGCGGCGGGCATCCCCAAGGGCTCGGGCGTCCCGAACAAGAACAAGGTCGGCAAGATCACCCGGGCGCAGGTCGAGAAGATCGCGCAGGAGAAGATGCAGGACCTGAACGCGCACTCGCTCGAGGCCGCCATGCGGATCATCGAGGGAACCGCCCGATCGATGGGCGTGACGGTGGCCTGAGGACGGCCGGAGCACAAAGAAGGACGTGAGGGCGGCAAAGCCCGCCCCGGAGAACGCGACCCATGCCCGCACGAGTGTCCAAGCGAGCCAAGGCGAACGAGGCGTTGATCCCGACGCAGGCGATCCCCGCGCCGGAGGCCATCACGGCGCTGAAGAAGTTCAAGGGCCCGAAGTTCGATCAGACGGTGAACGTCTGCATGCACCTGAACATCGACCCCGCGCAGGCGGATCAGAACATCCGCGGCGCGATCAGCCTGCCCGCGGGCATCGGCAAGAGCAAGCGCGTGATCGCGTTCTGCACGAGCGACGTGTCGGCGGCGGCGATGGCGGCCGGGGCGATCAAGGCCGGGGGCGAGGAACTGGTCGCCGAGGTGGAGAAGGGGTTCTTCGACTTCGACGTGGCGATCGCGAGCCCGGACATGATGCGCATCGTGTCGAAGCTGGGCAAGGTGCTGGGCCCCAAGGGGCTGATGCCCACGCCCAAGGCGGGCACGGTGACGACCGACGTCCCCAAGGCCGTCAAGGAATATTCGGCCGGCAAGGTCGAGTACCGCGCCGACAAGGCGGGCAACATCCACTCGATCATCGGGAAGCTGAGCTTCGCCGACCAGGCGCTGGTGCAGAACCTCGAGTTCTTCATGCAGGCGATCGAACGGACGCGCCCCGCGACGGTGAAGGGCGAGTTCGTGAAGAAGGTGACGATCAGCGGCGCGATGACGCCCGGTGTGCAGGTGAAGTTCGTGTCGGCCAAGGCCGTTGCGGAGTAAGCGATCATGTCGAAGACGGTCAAGAACATCATCATGCGGGACTACAAGAACCGCATCGCCGGCGGGCGCGACGAGTTTCCCGACGCGACGCTGATCAGCCTGCGCGGGCTGAAGGGCATCGACACGACGAAGCTGCGGGCCGGGCTGGCCCAGAAGCAGATCCGCGTCATCGTCGTCCAGAACGCGCTGGCCCGCAAGACGTTCGAGGGTACGAACCTCGCGCCGCTCGCGGAGCTCATGACCGGGTCGAACGCGATCGCCTACGGCGGGCAGTCCGTCGTCGAGGTGGCGCGCGAGCTCATCGCGGTCCTGGGCAAGAACCCGGCGATCGAGCTCAAGGGCGCCGTGCTCGACGGGATGCTCTTCAAGGGCAAGGCCGGCGTCGAGGAGCTGAGCAAGTTCCCCACGCGCGACGAGGCCATCGGCCAGGTTGTCACGCTCATCGTGAGCCCGGCACGCAAGCTCGTGGGCCAGGTGCAGGGCCCCGGCAGCGCCATCGCGGGGATCATCAAGGCGATCGAAGGCAAGCTGGAGAAGGGCGAGACGATCGCCAAGGCCGGCTGATCTCGGGCGGGCACGCAAGACCACATCCGACGCTCACTGGCCCCTTCGAGGGGGTAAAGGCCGAATGGTTCGGCCCCACTGAGCGCGGCGAATGGACCGGCCCGGGCGTCGTGCCCGGGCGAGAGAAAGGGTTGGACCATGTCGGACTTTGACGCGAAGGTGACGAAACTCGGCGACGAACTCGCGGCCCTCACGCTGAAGGAGGCCGTTGACCTCGGCAAGTACATGAAGGAGAAGTACGGCATCGAGGCCGCCGCGGGCGGGGCCGTGATGATGGCGGCGGCCGGCGGCGGCGGGGCCGCGGCTGCTCCCAAGGCCGAGGAGAAGACCTCGTTCGACGTCATCCTCAAGGCCGCGGGCGACAAGAAGATCCAGGTCATCAAGGTCGTCCGCGAAGCCACGGGCCTGGGCCTGGCGGAGGCCAAGGCGCTGGTCGACGTCCCCGGCAAGCCCATCAAGCAGGGCCTGTCGAAGGAGGACGCCGAGAAGCTCCTCAAGACCCTGCAGGAAAACGGCGCGACGGCCGAACTGGCCTAAGCCGCCGTTCCCGGTCTACCAGGAGGGCCCGCGCCGCCGCGGGCCCTTTTTTCATTCTGACCGCCAGTTGACAGGCGGGGCGGGGTCTGGGCGCGCCACTTGCCAACGGGGGCGCGCGCGGGTACACTTATCGGTTCGACGCGGCACGGGGCGCCTGTGGGTACACCTGTTCACGACTTGAATTTATAGCACCGACTTCCCCTCCTTCCCGGCGGAGACACCGACCGGGGGTGGGGTAGCACTGTCTGCATCGCGAGGTACCGATGACGGCGATGTCTTCGTCTTCTCAGAGCACGATCCGAGTTTTCGCGAAGCGCGGCGACGCGCTCGAGGTCCCCAACCTGACCAAGGTGCAGGAGGACGGCTATCAGCGGTTCCTGCAGTTCGAGCAGGCGCCCGAAGAGCGCGACCCCACCCTCGGGCTCGAGTCGCTGCTGCGCGAGATCTTCCCGATCGAGAGCTACGACGGGACGATGAAGCTCGAGTACATCACCTACGCGCTCGAGGAGCCCCGGTACACCCCCGACGAATGCCGCGAACTGCGCCTCACCTACGGGCGTCCCTTCCGGGTCGGCGTGCGCCTGAAGCGCGAGGGCAAGCCCGAACTGCCCGAAGAGCAGATCTACCTGGGCGAGTTCCCCATCATGATGGGCGGCGGCGAGTTCATCGTGAACGGCGCCGAGCGCGTCATCGTCAGCCAGCTGCACCGCTCGCCGGGCGTGGACTTCTCGATCCTGACCAGCGAGGGCGACCGCCCGCTGCACTCCACCCGCGTCATCCCCGAGCGCGGCTCGTGGATCGAGCTGGAGGTCACGAAGAAGGACGTGCTGGCGATGCGGATCGACCAGAGCACGAAGATCGCCGCGACCACGTTCCTGCGCTGCCTCGATGAGTCCATCGCCGGGACCGACGCGCTCCTGAGCCTCTTCTACGAGGTCTCGGAGATCCGGGCCGACCAGGCGAAGGCCGAGCACTGGGCCGCCGCGGACATCGTGAACCCGGAGACCGGCGAGGTGATCGTCCACGTCGGGCGCCAGCTCGGCGACGCGGCCGAGGCGGTGCAGGCCAGCGACCTCAAGAAGGTGCGGGTGATCGAGAACCCGTCCGACGCGCTCATCCTGAACACGATCGCGGTGGAAGAAGAGAAGCGCGACGTCGAGAACAAGCACTCCGACGCGTTCGCGAACGCGACGGACTACGAGCGTGCCCTGCTGCGGATCTACACGAAGCTGCGCCCGGGCAACCCGCCGCAGATCGAGAAGGCCAAGGCGCTGTTCATCGAGAAGTTCTTCGACGAGAACCGCTACCGGCTGGGGCGCGTGGGTCGCTTCCGGATCAACCGCAAGTTCGACCTCGACACGCCCGAGGACCTCATGTTCATCCGGGGCGAGGACTTCCTGCGGGTGATCCAGTACCT encodes:
- the rplU gene encoding 50S ribosomal protein L21, encoding MYAIIEESGSQRKVVSGDEFLADLLSEGQAKVGDAVTFDKVLVVGEIGGTAKIGRPYVAGAKVTAEVVEPMVKGDKVHIQKFRDKKTWQKKTGHRQPYTMVKVTGISG
- a CDS encoding DUF4397 domain-containing protein, whose translation is MRAVPSVVSVLALVAGASVAAADVRVVHASPDAPNVDVFVNGTPGIDMPAISNLAFTQATPYIALPTAMYNFQVTPTGAPAPVVINANAMIDANTDYTIAAIGFLSGIQPLVLVDDNTINPGAARVRFVHASPDVPTVDIFAAGGVNPLFDAVSFGTSGGYIEVPAGSYDLEVRLDAGGATALSVPGVGLSAGTVYTIWAMGSLQGGNVQAVVTVDAVPAPGAAALAAMGGLVAMRRRRRA
- the rplK gene encoding 50S ribosomal protein L11; its protein translation is MGKREVVNVFKIMATGGAATPAPPLGPVLGSKGVNPGQFIQKFNAATQHVKGKTVGCIVTVYSDKSFEFEVKSSPASAMIIDAAGIPKGSGVPNKNKVGKITRAQVEKIAQEKMQDLNAHSLEAAMRIIEGTARSMGVTVA
- the rplA gene encoding 50S ribosomal protein L1; translation: MPARVSKRAKANEALIPTQAIPAPEAITALKKFKGPKFDQTVNVCMHLNIDPAQADQNIRGAISLPAGIGKSKRVIAFCTSDVSAAAMAAGAIKAGGEELVAEVEKGFFDFDVAIASPDMMRIVSKLGKVLGPKGLMPTPKAGTVTTDVPKAVKEYSAGKVEYRADKAGNIHSIIGKLSFADQALVQNLEFFMQAIERTRPATVKGEFVKKVTISGAMTPGVQVKFVSAKAVAE
- the rplJ gene encoding 50S ribosomal protein L10, translating into MSKTVKNIIMRDYKNRIAGGRDEFPDATLISLRGLKGIDTTKLRAGLAQKQIRVIVVQNALARKTFEGTNLAPLAELMTGSNAIAYGGQSVVEVARELIAVLGKNPAIELKGAVLDGMLFKGKAGVEELSKFPTRDEAIGQVVTLIVSPARKLVGQVQGPGSAIAGIIKAIEGKLEKGETIAKAG
- a CDS encoding glycosyltransferase, with translation MKLAVFIPTRYESRYSLLAAMGGQIGDAFARAGAIVNPTGDVRASGAVYLFLNFAQNLDTLKRWAGVDAAGRPRARTAMIQFFVDHPFALSVGQLDQLATLPHYRLLLPCVDDTHLLRLRWANLRPVRCLHGVPPESLVAPELIEPGHAAGGRDTDLLIAGSIHTPAELDALRTPIPESLRPGADAMVRFMLERPLASFGQSFELCMPSGVYASDHWLFMQRVWRYVTASLNRERRVRLVRAMQGVETSVVGPPAWGEVCDGTIRYEGEVAYADLPERLARARVHIAWGPTQFVHSFSERLLLGLGAGCACVADDRALVRAEFAECARLYDAADPAQARAQVDALLADRTLATTLARRGRDTVAQRHLWDHRLGAILAGAEDAMKAIAEPPPAPGA
- the rplL gene encoding 50S ribosomal protein L7/L12, translating into MSDFDAKVTKLGDELAALTLKEAVDLGKYMKEKYGIEAAAGGAVMMAAAGGGGAAAAPKAEEKTSFDVILKAAGDKKIQVIKVVREATGLGLAEAKALVDVPGKPIKQGLSKEDAEKLLKTLQENGATAELA